The genome window TATTACTACTAACGTTTCATCACTGTACGGGGTAGAATAAAGGTGATGAGGATGGGCATCGATAAACGGAAGTTCAGCTGGGGAATGGTTCTCAGTCTAGCCCTGCTCGGGTTCAGCATGAGTACGGGCTGGGCAATAAACAAGGGTCTAACCTTTAAGTTGCTCCAAGAAGGATACACCAACGCTCCGGCGGTTATAGGGGCCGTGCTATCTCTCCAAGGTCTTATGGGACTCATCGTGCCACCCCTGATGGGGTATTACAGTGATGTTTACTCGTCGGGAAGGGGTAGGAGAACGCCCTTCGTGCTTGCGGGTGGTATCCTTGCTGGTTTGATAGCCCTAGCTATATACCTGGGCTACGTTGCAAGGATGTCCCTTGCGGCCTTCGCGGTAATCTTGGCGGCGTTCTACTTTTTCATGTACTTCTTCGTCGCCCAGTACCGCTCCCTGATGCCGGATGTTGTTGAGAGCGGTGCCCGCGGCAAGGTCAGCGGAATAATAACGCTCTTTGAGTGGATGGGCAACCTCTTCCTCTTTGGCATGATAGCCTTCCTGGCCGTGAAGGCCAGCGCTGTTACTGGGGTAAGCGACGAGATAAAGGCCATGAGTGAAGCCGGCTACCTCTGGATTCCCTTCGCTGTGGTCGCTATCTTCCTCATTGGTTCGGCTATCTACGTCTTCTTCAGGGTAAAGGAGCCAAAGATAAAAGGGGAAATGCCAGAAGAGTCCCTTTGGGACTACTTCAGGACAATACTCTCCGACAGGGACTTCCTGAGCTTCTACATCGCCCAGATGCTCTGGTGGCTTAGCTTCGAGTTCATAGCTGTATTCATGTTTGGAATCCTCGAATCCGTTCTCGGAACCTCCAGCGTCACCGCCCTTGGAAACGCCATAATGGCCCTCTTCAACGTTACCGTCCTA of Thermococcus sp. contains these proteins:
- a CDS encoding MFS transporter; protein product: MRMGIDKRKFSWGMVLSLALLGFSMSTGWAINKGLTFKLLQEGYTNAPAVIGAVLSLQGLMGLIVPPLMGYYSDVYSSGRGRRTPFVLAGGILAGLIALAIYLGYVARMSLAAFAVILAAFYFFMYFFVAQYRSLMPDVVESGARGKVSGIITLFEWMGNLFLFGMIAFLAVKASAVTGVSDEIKAMSEAGYLWIPFAVVAIFLIGSAIYVFFRVKEPKIKGEMPEESLWDYFRTILSDRDFLSFYIAQMLWWLSFEFIAVFMFGILESVLGTSSVTALGNAIMALFNVTVLIGAITGGPLYDRIGRRKSIIIGGVLFLIPLLLGWFIHTKLQVTALIGFAGIGWGMLMATSWPVIGDLLTKYEKEAFNGRYYGFFEATKSFPILIAGLVGGGIVQLAGGNYKILFPVGAIFVLIALPLIWGMKHLDVMSNEKPGIDKIEDTQEGV